The following coding sequences are from one uncultured Desulfobacter sp. window:
- a CDS encoding DUF4402 domain-containing protein — MRKKFFRRCFVPLAALLMSMPGSAAAVDSTVTVDAIIQQAVLTVTAANVDFGTIVTAGADTVVIDASAGSAVSVPATASLTKVTVAGSSGTITVTSTVTGAIVDITYPASIVISEGGGDTMTVDQISTYSTPSPLTLDGSGSGTINVGGRLSIGASQTAATYTNTGTVSVNYQ, encoded by the coding sequence ATGAGAAAAAAATTTTTCCGCAGGTGTTTTGTGCCGTTGGCAGCCCTGTTGATGTCTATGCCGGGCAGTGCGGCGGCAGTGGATTCAACCGTGACGGTCGATGCCATTATCCAGCAGGCAGTCCTTACGGTGACCGCTGCAAACGTTGATTTCGGCACTATCGTTACTGCGGGGGCGGATACAGTGGTCATTGATGCCTCTGCAGGTAGTGCGGTATCGGTGCCCGCAACCGCCTCCCTTACGAAGGTAACCGTGGCCGGTTCCAGCGGGACGATCACTGTAACCTCCACGGTTACCGGTGCCATTGTAGATATCACCTATCCAGCGTCAATCGTCATCAGTGAGGGGGGCGGAGACACCATGACCGTGGACCAGATTTCCACCTATTCAACGCCAAGCCCCCTGACACTTGACGGGTCAGGAAGCGGGACGATCAATGTCGGCGGCAGACTGTCCATAGGCGCAAGCCAGACTGCAGCAACATATACCAATACCGGCACCGTTTCAGTTAATTACCAATAA
- a CDS encoding SPOR domain-containing protein, translated as MAPISGIGTAKTAGPVVSPKGTRSDPFSRVFVTAKADKLLKPTAQYEKWTRIRQKNDDLAFRLGEILLQRHELLENAGQGNAVNWPLFDELTQQLANHNIYLFKSSALTGLPATPTPGISKASASHAPPPPVTPEGSTRVTPLEDGPDNALISPDNLLILDARYKNTLLSSGMTAYGGNNRVLIPLGEITRIIDFNVQVDAASKTAKGWFISEDRQFSLDLSRDEAVIDGNQVKIPEGTTGRADGEIYVDAQVLGEWFPVDFNYDFYAQTLEINPREPLPFQSRSERENRRGEVMETDENGTVLPRKESRYNLLEFPVVDISLQGDHESGKARESENGFSGEFSVLARGDVGKMSADIFFAGDDENGLNNSRITLERGDPEGNLLGPMNATHVAIGDVQVPSFPIISSGQNEIGGTIGNQALNRTRDFDTTRFEGDLPPGWDVEIYRNGNLVGSQRVGDDGRYDFKEVDLFYGKNDFELIFYGPQGQKRTQTKSINVGSEMLRKGEGEYHLSVTSKDSTLVDPNPEFKTPDQDSLRMVGQYEYGVNEQLSLSGGVQSQQVNNARHDYLNAGIKSAMGGVFTGADYVHDTQGGDAAQLFLQTGTQTKAGPVDFRISQQFYNNFIAENISGADPPKSRTDISVSGVLENGEKYPDLPYTLSYRGSIKEQSSDNLLSLNLGANMGSTYLNNRLEWNDNPAWDASELEGQFRATGNFKNLRVRGALDYELAPKLEIEGMELSTQFNPMDDLSTELLFKAELEQQEKVTGGVRLNWKNGKYILSPQVSYGSDGEFIASLAVTTSIGREPRGKKMYMTSEKSADSGRVSARVFYDRNNNAVFDQGDQPIEGAKVNAPQAYTKAQTNEDGVALLTGLKKYTPTDIVVEKDSLEDPFWEPSQQGNSIVPRPGHAELVEIPVIATSEIEGVVRLAKEDGDKAPLSNTRIQLVDKNGDVADETRSEYDGFYLFMKVPPGKYSIRLHPDDTARFNARTEGIGEIVIGSDGDVVSGRNLVLHKKPAEPEVLAQAPIEALMPASSAIPVPTPIQSDIEPSLPDKDADILSMETPPAAQKALPTQSPQRIDAVSESTDPPTAEQRYGIHLTSYRTADKAVAGISFLRKQYPDLLRDCDFTVQKQDLGSEKGQWYRVVVSVSGDQHKAEALENRIRMKAPYCKVVALDQNGNAGIHLTSFRTTKKAKLSIEELKAQYPSLLKDQPFSIRKIDLGPEKGVWQRVVAGRFSNNDNAMALARKIKMKKPYTRMLPIEKKDEIGIHLASFKQPERAQKSLAELNKKFGSLLGDEARYIRRVDLGAQKGIWYRVMVGRFKARQASRELQRALAQNRQYARAIQL; from the coding sequence ATGGCGCCGATTTCAGGGATAGGAACAGCCAAAACCGCCGGCCCGGTGGTCTCCCCAAAGGGGACACGTTCCGATCCATTTTCCCGTGTGTTTGTAACGGCAAAGGCGGACAAACTGCTCAAGCCGACGGCACAGTATGAAAAGTGGACACGGATTCGTCAAAAAAATGACGATCTTGCGTTCCGGCTTGGGGAGATCCTTTTGCAGCGCCATGAATTGCTTGAAAATGCCGGACAGGGTAACGCGGTTAACTGGCCACTGTTCGACGAACTGACCCAACAACTTGCCAATCACAATATTTATTTATTCAAAAGTTCGGCGCTCACAGGCCTGCCGGCCACGCCCACCCCCGGAATAAGCAAAGCGTCAGCCTCCCACGCACCGCCCCCCCCTGTTACGCCGGAAGGTTCAACCCGAGTCACCCCTTTGGAAGACGGTCCCGACAACGCGTTAATCAGCCCGGATAACCTTTTGATACTGGATGCACGGTATAAAAATACGCTGCTCAGCTCCGGCATGACGGCCTACGGGGGTAATAACCGGGTATTGATTCCCCTAGGAGAGATCACCCGGATTATTGATTTTAATGTCCAGGTGGATGCCGCATCCAAAACGGCAAAAGGGTGGTTTATCTCCGAAGACCGGCAATTTTCCCTTGACCTGTCAAGGGACGAAGCCGTTATAGACGGCAACCAGGTCAAAATCCCAGAAGGGACGACAGGCAGGGCTGACGGAGAAATCTATGTGGATGCACAAGTTCTGGGAGAGTGGTTCCCTGTGGATTTCAATTATGATTTCTACGCCCAGACCCTTGAAATCAATCCCCGAGAGCCCCTTCCCTTCCAGTCTCGGTCAGAGCGGGAAAACCGCCGGGGAGAGGTCATGGAAACTGATGAAAACGGCACGGTCCTGCCCAGAAAAGAGAGCCGCTACAACTTACTGGAATTCCCGGTGGTGGATATTTCCCTCCAGGGTGACCATGAAAGCGGCAAGGCAAGGGAGAGTGAGAACGGGTTCTCAGGAGAGTTCAGTGTGCTTGCCCGGGGCGATGTCGGCAAAATGTCTGCGGACATATTTTTTGCCGGAGATGATGAGAACGGCCTGAACAACAGCCGGATCACCCTGGAGCGGGGAGACCCGGAAGGCAATCTTTTAGGTCCCATGAACGCCACCCACGTTGCGATCGGGGATGTCCAGGTGCCGAGTTTTCCCATTATCTCGTCAGGCCAAAATGAAATCGGCGGCACCATCGGCAACCAGGCCCTCAACCGCACACGGGATTTTGACACCACCCGTTTTGAGGGGGATCTTCCCCCGGGATGGGATGTGGAGATTTACAGGAACGGTAATCTGGTGGGATCCCAGCGGGTGGGGGATGACGGCAGGTACGACTTCAAAGAAGTTGATCTCTTTTATGGGAAAAATGATTTTGAACTGATTTTCTACGGCCCCCAGGGCCAGAAACGCACCCAGACCAAAAGCATCAATGTGGGCAGCGAAATGCTCCGCAAAGGGGAAGGCGAATACCACCTCTCGGTCACCAGCAAAGATTCCACCCTGGTGGATCCCAATCCGGAGTTCAAAACCCCGGACCAGGACTCATTGCGCATGGTGGGTCAATACGAATACGGGGTGAACGAACAACTCTCTTTAAGCGGCGGCGTCCAGAGCCAGCAGGTAAACAATGCGCGTCATGATTATCTCAATGCAGGCATAAAGTCCGCCATGGGCGGGGTTTTTACAGGGGCAGACTACGTCCATGACACCCAGGGGGGAGATGCAGCCCAGCTTTTTCTCCAGACCGGCACCCAAACCAAGGCCGGACCTGTGGATTTTCGGATCAGTCAGCAGTTTTACAATAATTTCATCGCCGAAAACATTTCCGGTGCAGATCCCCCCAAATCAAGGACCGACATCTCTGTTTCCGGTGTACTGGAAAACGGGGAAAAATATCCGGATCTTCCCTATACCCTCTCCTACCGGGGAAGCATCAAGGAACAATCCTCCGACAACCTGCTGTCGCTGAACCTGGGGGCCAACATGGGCAGCACCTATCTGAACAACCGCCTTGAATGGAATGACAACCCGGCCTGGGACGCGTCGGAACTGGAAGGGCAGTTCCGGGCCACAGGCAATTTCAAAAATCTGCGGGTGCGCGGCGCCCTGGATTATGAACTGGCTCCGAAGTTAGAAATAGAGGGTATGGAACTGTCCACCCAGTTCAATCCCATGGACGACCTCAGCACGGAACTGCTCTTCAAGGCAGAGCTTGAACAGCAGGAAAAAGTGACAGGCGGCGTGAGGCTCAACTGGAAAAACGGCAAATACATCCTCTCCCCCCAGGTGAGCTATGGATCGGATGGAGAGTTCATTGCCAGCCTGGCGGTGACCACCTCCATCGGCAGGGAGCCCAGGGGCAAAAAAATGTATATGACCTCGGAAAAAAGCGCAGACAGCGGCAGGGTGTCGGCCCGGGTGTTTTACGACCGCAACAATAACGCTGTTTTCGACCAGGGCGACCAGCCCATTGAAGGGGCTAAGGTAAACGCCCCCCAGGCCTATACGAAGGCACAAACCAATGAAGACGGGGTGGCGTTGTTGACCGGCTTGAAAAAATACACACCCACCGATATCGTGGTGGAAAAAGACTCGCTTGAGGACCCATTCTGGGAACCGTCCCAACAAGGCAACTCCATAGTGCCCAGGCCCGGTCACGCAGAACTTGTGGAGATACCGGTCATTGCGACCAGTGAGATAGAAGGGGTTGTCCGCCTTGCCAAGGAAGATGGGGACAAGGCCCCCCTGTCTAATACCCGCATTCAACTGGTGGATAAAAACGGTGATGTGGCAGACGAAACCCGGTCCGAGTATGACGGATTTTACCTGTTTATGAAGGTGCCCCCGGGTAAATATTCCATCCGGCTTCACCCGGACGACACGGCGCGATTTAACGCCCGGACAGAAGGAATCGGAGAAATTGTGATCGGAAGCGACGGCGATGTGGTCAGCGGTCGTAATCTGGTGCTGCATAAAAAACCGGCTGAGCCTGAAGTATTGGCCCAGGCTCCGATTGAGGCGCTGATGCCGGCTTCGTCAGCAATTCCGGTCCCCACACCAATCCAATCCGATATAGAACCGTCCCTTCCTGACAAAGATGCAGACATTCTATCCATGGAAACACCACCGGCGGCTCAGAAAGCCCTCCCAACCCAATCGCCGCAAAGGATAGATGCCGTATCCGAATCCACAGACCCTCCGACTGCCGAACAGCGCTACGGCATCCATCTGACATCCTATCGAACTGCTGACAAGGCAGTGGCCGGCATATCTTTTCTCAGAAAACAATACCCGGACCTGTTGAGAGACTGTGATTTTACAGTTCAAAAACAAGATTTGGGATCTGAAAAAGGCCAATGGTACAGGGTGGTGGTCAGCGTTTCCGGAGACCAACATAAGGCTGAGGCTCTTGAAAACCGCATTCGGATGAAAGCGCCCTATTGCAAAGTGGTCGCCCTGGATCAGAACGGGAACGCAGGCATTCATCTGACCTCGTTCAGGACCACGAAAAAGGCAAAATTGAGTATCGAAGAATTAAAGGCCCAGTATCCGTCCTTACTCAAAGATCAACCGTTCTCGATTCGGAAGATTGATCTCGGGCCGGAAAAAGGCGTGTGGCAACGGGTGGTGGCAGGTCGATTTTCAAACAATGATAATGCCATGGCCCTTGCAAGGAAGATAAAAATGAAAAAGCCCTATACCCGGATGCTTCCCATTGAGAAAAAAGATGAGATCGGTATCCACCTGGCATCTTTCAAACAGCCGGAAAGGGCGCAAAAATCCCTGGCCGAGCTGAATAAAAAGTTCGGCAGCCTTTTGGGCGATGAGGCCCGGTATATCCGTAGGGTTGATTTAGGCGCTCAAAAGGGAATCTGGTACAGGGTCATGGTAGGCCGTTTTAAAGCCCGGCAGGCTTCGAGAGAACTGCAACGCGCCCTGGCGCAAAATCGGCAGTATGCCCGGGCAATCCAGCTATAA
- a CDS encoding methyl-accepting chemotaxis protein, protein MNRLSIKARMSLIIGAILVLFVVMIWFAVSGSRTVEVLAIQKTGDVMLKDQQNKLKVATHSVALALGHAIEKIADKDEQINVFRRHIKDIRFEEDNSGYFMIYQNTTMVAHPIREDLHGKDLNGLKDKNNTFFVKKMAEQAKAGGGFVKYVWEKPGAGDTLKLSYTEMIPGTEYWIGSGVYLDNIDAYKAEMTQEIRAKVTSSTIKMIVFCGIIFICIISLCLIIVLGIVRGLGLIIYSVKDIAEGEGDLTKRVEIGSQDELGELAKWLNVFLERLQGIIKRLAGNSDQVGDASNALASIATQMSANAAETHQRADQVAAASEEMSVNMTSVASAMEESSSNAAVVASAAEEMNSTINEIAGTAESAREVSEQATAKVAEASGSMGELTQAAKDIGKVTDTINDISDQINLLALNATIEAARAGDAGKGFAVVASEIKDLAAQTAKATADIQDKVDNVQTTSDGTGKVILEITDVINDVKEMVVTIATAVTQQSAATHEIAGNVEQLSLGIQEVNENVSQSTQVAGEMAQDITEVSKASEQIASGSSKVESSAADLKNMATELKQIVDTFIV, encoded by the coding sequence ATGAATCGACTTTCCATCAAAGCACGAATGTCTCTCATTATTGGTGCGATACTGGTGCTTTTCGTGGTAATGATCTGGTTTGCCGTATCAGGAAGTCGTACTGTAGAGGTGTTGGCGATTCAAAAAACCGGCGATGTGATGTTAAAAGATCAACAAAATAAGCTTAAGGTGGCCACACACAGTGTTGCGTTGGCATTAGGCCACGCAATAGAAAAGATCGCAGACAAAGACGAGCAGATAAACGTATTTCGTCGTCATATTAAGGACATCCGTTTTGAAGAAGATAACTCCGGTTATTTTATGATTTATCAAAACACAACGATGGTGGCACATCCGATCAGAGAGGATCTTCACGGCAAAGATTTGAACGGCCTGAAAGATAAAAACAATACTTTTTTTGTGAAGAAAATGGCCGAACAGGCAAAAGCCGGCGGCGGTTTTGTCAAATATGTATGGGAGAAACCAGGCGCCGGCGATACGTTGAAATTGAGCTATACGGAAATGATTCCCGGCACGGAATACTGGATTGGCTCCGGCGTATATCTTGATAATATCGATGCATACAAAGCGGAAATGACGCAGGAAATAAGGGCCAAAGTAACCTCGTCCACGATAAAGATGATCGTGTTTTGCGGCATCATTTTTATTTGCATCATCTCTTTGTGTTTAATCATTGTACTCGGCATTGTTCGCGGACTTGGGCTGATTATTTACAGTGTAAAGGATATTGCCGAAGGCGAAGGTGATTTAACAAAACGGGTTGAAATAGGCAGTCAGGATGAACTCGGTGAACTTGCAAAGTGGCTTAATGTTTTTCTTGAAAGGCTCCAGGGCATCATCAAACGACTGGCCGGTAATTCCGACCAAGTTGGGGACGCATCCAACGCATTGGCATCCATCGCCACCCAGATGTCGGCCAACGCAGCAGAGACACACCAGCGTGCCGACCAGGTCGCGGCGGCATCCGAGGAGATGAGTGTCAATATGACCTCTGTGGCGTCTGCAATGGAAGAGTCTTCAAGTAACGCCGCCGTGGTTGCCTCTGCCGCCGAAGAGATGAATTCAACAATTAATGAAATTGCTGGAACCGCCGAATCTGCCCGGGAAGTCTCAGAGCAAGCTACGGCAAAAGTGGCCGAAGCGTCAGGCAGTATGGGAGAATTGACCCAGGCGGCCAAAGATATCGGCAAAGTCACTGACACCATCAATGATATTTCCGATCAGATAAATCTGCTGGCCTTGAATGCGACGATTGAGGCGGCAAGGGCCGGCGATGCGGGGAAAGGCTTTGCCGTAGTTGCAAGCGAGATAAAAGATCTGGCCGCCCAGACGGCCAAGGCAACAGCGGATATACAAGACAAGGTTGACAATGTTCAAACAACCTCGGATGGTACCGGCAAAGTCATTTTGGAAATTACCGATGTCATCAATGATGTCAAGGAGATGGTGGTGACCATCGCCACGGCAGTCACACAGCAGTCCGCGGCCACCCATGAAATCGCCGGAAATGTTGAACAATTGTCACTGGGTATCCAGGAAGTTAATGAAAATGTCAGCCAAAGCACCCAGGTGGCCGGTGAAATGGCCCAGGATATAACAGAGGTCAGTAAAGCATCAGAGCAAATAGCCTCCGGCAGTTCCAAAGTCGAATCAAGTGCAGCTGATTTGAAAAATATGGCTACGGAATTAAAACAGATCGTAGATACCTTTATCGTTTAA
- a CDS encoding DUF4402 domain-containing protein: protein MMTIGHKNNFLLIWATLFLFWLPCSRVSALTVDSIRSLSFGSIIADPSRNETIEIDARFGPAGTIKTSAGASVLSTPGNSGIIRISSGLPFSCTLVFPAGTNLTQGGNSMVVDHFSILSETGGSSPGGVLDLNVGGRLNIQRRQAGGSYNGSAVIMVVFE from the coding sequence ATGATGACCATAGGTCATAAAAACAACTTTCTCCTGATATGGGCGACCCTGTTTCTATTCTGGCTGCCCTGCTCCCGTGTATCTGCGCTTACGGTGGACAGTATCCGGTCCCTGTCCTTTGGCAGCATTATTGCAGATCCAAGCCGAAATGAAACCATTGAAATTGATGCCCGGTTCGGGCCAGCGGGGACCATAAAAACAAGTGCCGGAGCTTCCGTGCTTTCCACCCCGGGCAACAGCGGTATCATCCGTATCAGTTCAGGTCTGCCGTTTTCCTGTACACTGGTTTTTCCTGCCGGCACCAACTTGACCCAGGGCGGAAACAGTATGGTTGTGGATCATTTTTCCATCCTCTCGGAAACCGGGGGATCAAGTCCCGGCGGTGTCCTGGATTTGAATGTCGGCGGTCGTCTGAACATTCAAAGAAGACAGGCCGGGGGATCATACAACGGCAGTGCCGTCATCATGGTTGTTTTTGAATAA